The following are from one region of the Quercus robur chromosome 1, dhQueRobu3.1, whole genome shotgun sequence genome:
- the LOC126690912 gene encoding monothiol glutaredoxin-S7, chloroplastic gives MMSCVIGFETTAAIASSFPVSSVTKTTSTNTHSTLLHCPTRPLTFTSSSSSFSSRTILNGSSSTRLASIRCFSVLTPELKNTLDKVVTSHKVVLFMKGTKDFPQCGFSNTVVQILRSFNVPFETINILENETLRQGLKQYSNWPTFPQLYIEGEFFGGCDITVEAYKNGQLQEILEKAMCS, from the exons ATGATGTCTTGCGTAATTGGCTTTGAGACGACAGCAGCAATAGCATCATCTTTCCCCGTTAGTTCAGTGACCAAAACTACATCCACCAATACCCATTCTACACTCCTCCACTGCCCCACCCGCCCTCTTacatttacttcttcttcttcttctttttcttccagAACCATCCTTAATGGCTCAAGCTCTACAAGGCTTGCCTCCATTCGTTGCTTCTCAG TCTTAACTCCTGAGCTGAAGAATACATTGGATAAAGTTGTTACTTCGCACAAAGTGGTTCTTTTTATGAAAGGAACTAAGGATTTTCCACAATGTGGATTTTCGAACACTGTTGTGCAGATATTGAGGTCTTTTAACGTACCTTTTGAAACAATCAACATTCTAGAAAATGAAACACTACGTCAAGGATTAAAACAGTATTCCAACTGGCCTACCTTTCCTCAACTTTACATTGAAGGAGAGTTTTTTGGTGGCTGTGACATCACTGTTG